A window of the Blattabacterium cuenoti genome harbors these coding sequences:
- the dnaE gene encoding DNA polymerase III subunit alpha codes for MYLIIDTETTGIHGFYNNYIGVNIKQPRLVQLSWQIHDYLGNLIEFENFILKPDNYDIPFNSFKIHGITNNIAEKYGSSLDFVLKKFKKTIEKYNYIIGHNLEFDLKIIKNEFCIRKIKIDLKNKKILDTKLFSVNYCKLPGNRRKFKWPTLSELYFKLFSENIPNKHDAENDVKATARCFLELLRIDIISDKDIEKNLLLFRKKFFHVIPKSIVSFREKKIIYKDLYHKKEQNSLFHSNKWKNFKYSYSHIHNHTHFSILNSTISVKNLIEKAIEFNMPAVGITDYGNMMGSYYFLNNIHFVNKSLPKKKIKGIVGCEFFISDNFLRKKFTKEDPDKRYTQVLLSKNKKGYRNLIKICSIGFTHGFYSGIPRIGKNIIENYKNDLIALTGDLNSEIPYNILNYGEKIAEKTFLWWKNLFKDDFYIELLRHEIDEENYVNDILLKFSKKHKVKFIAQNNVFYLDKSNANAHDILLCIKNNSKQSTPIGKGRGFRFGFPNNEYYFKNVEEMKKIFLDLPESFESLEELISKIEHYNISRKILLPEFNSVEIKNKQYSKDKNTKIENQFLSKLTYEGAKKRYKIITEKINKRISFELKTIEKIGYPGYFLIIQDIISQAKKMEIAVGPGRGSSAGSVVAYCLGITNIDPIKYNLLFERFLNPDRISLPDIDIDFDDKGREKIIEWVSEKYGKKKVAQIITYSTMGAKSSIRDVGRVLDIPLEDINRIAKMIPNNLTLNEILNNNIEKKYSINTNNINIIKRIAFDTNNVLNKVLIQAKILEGTIRSTGVHACGLIISPCNIDDIIPVSISKESSFLITQFDNNIVENAGLLKMDFLGLKTLSIIRSTINILKSRKIIKDILFPLDDKKTYKLFQRGETSAIFQYESLGMQKYLKKLKPDKFDDLIAMNALYRPGPMQYIPNFIDRKHGKEDITYDFPEMKKLLKETYGITVYQEQVMLISQMLAGFSKGEADFLRKAIGKKQRNVLDTMKNQFINRSIQRGYDKNIIKKIWKDWEYFACYAFNKSHATCYAYIAFKTAYLKAHFPCEYMASVLSNNMNNIKQITYLIKECRRMKLFIEKPDINNSEYNFVAVNENCIRFGLTGIKGVGDNAVKKIIQERKKNGLFSSIFNLVDRIDLRVVNKKTLESLILSGAMDSFNIRREQYFYVDKSSNLSFLEKIIRFGSKNKKMEAPVITECDIWNDIDKLSKEKDVLGTYVSSHPLDKFYYEIKYLTNISINKLLEKKILCNDDINNQKQILYYSFVGLLSKVDNRFYKKSNVEYGSFLLEDYNSIKEFKMYGKKYLKYKHLLIKNNLLFVCISIEKIYFKENKITILHIEKLQNVFRNLVHKLIIKINVIDLNESLINNIENVLIKNKGDKTLDIMLYDKISGIYLDFESKNYKINVNYGFLRELEKLNEIDFYFI; via the coding sequence ATGTATCTAATTATTGACACGGAAACAACAGGAATACATGGTTTTTATAATAATTATATAGGTGTGAATATTAAACAACCGAGGTTGGTACAATTATCATGGCAAATTCATGATTATTTAGGTAATCTGATAGAATTTGAAAATTTTATTTTGAAACCTGATAATTACGATATTCCATTTAATTCTTTTAAAATTCATGGTATAACTAATAATATAGCAGAAAAATATGGATCTAGTTTAGATTTTGTTTTAAAAAAGTTTAAAAAAACTATTGAAAAATATAATTATATCATAGGTCATAATTTAGAATTTGATTTGAAAATAATTAAAAATGAATTTTGTATAAGAAAAATAAAAATTGATCTTAAAAACAAAAAAATTTTAGACACTAAATTATTTTCCGTTAATTATTGTAAATTACCTGGTAACAGAAGAAAATTTAAGTGGCCTACATTATCTGAATTATATTTTAAATTATTTTCAGAAAATATTCCTAATAAACATGATGCAGAAAATGACGTAAAAGCTACAGCTCGTTGTTTTCTTGAATTATTAAGAATAGATATAATATCTGATAAAGATATAGAAAAAAATTTATTATTATTTAGGAAAAAATTTTTTCATGTAATTCCAAAATCTATAGTTTCTTTTAGAGAAAAAAAAATAATTTATAAAGATTTATATCATAAAAAAGAACAAAATTCATTATTTCATAGTAACAAATGGAAAAATTTTAAATATTCTTATTCTCATATTCATAATCATACTCACTTTTCTATTTTAAATTCTACTATAAGTGTAAAAAATCTTATTGAAAAAGCAATTGAATTTAATATGCCTGCTGTAGGAATAACAGATTATGGTAATATGATGGGATCATATTATTTTCTTAATAATATTCATTTTGTAAATAAGTCTTTACCTAAAAAAAAAATTAAAGGAATCGTAGGATGTGAATTTTTTATTTCAGATAATTTTTTACGAAAAAAGTTTACTAAAGAGGATCCAGATAAAAGATATACACAAGTGCTTTTATCAAAAAATAAAAAAGGATATAGAAATTTAATAAAAATTTGTTCTATTGGATTTACACATGGATTTTATTCTGGAATTCCTAGAATAGGAAAAAATATAATAGAAAATTATAAAAATGATTTGATAGCACTTACTGGAGATTTAAATTCAGAAATACCATATAACATTCTTAATTATGGAGAAAAAATAGCAGAGAAAACTTTTTTATGGTGGAAAAATCTTTTTAAAGATGATTTTTATATTGAATTATTACGTCATGAAATAGATGAGGAAAACTATGTAAATGATATATTACTTAAATTTTCTAAAAAACATAAAGTAAAATTTATTGCACAAAATAATGTATTTTATTTAGATAAAAGTAATGCTAACGCTCATGATATTCTTCTTTGTATAAAAAATAATAGTAAACAATCAACTCCTATAGGAAAAGGAAGAGGATTTAGATTTGGATTTCCAAATAACGAATATTATTTTAAAAATGTGGAAGAAATGAAAAAAATATTTTTAGATCTTCCAGAATCATTCGAATCATTAGAAGAATTAATATCTAAAATAGAACATTATAATATTTCTAGAAAAATTTTGCTTCCAGAATTTAATTCTGTAGAAATTAAAAATAAACAATATTCAAAAGATAAAAATACTAAAATAGAAAATCAATTTTTGTCAAAATTAACTTATGAAGGAGCAAAAAAACGTTATAAAATTATTACAGAAAAAATTAATAAAAGAATTTCTTTTGAGTTGAAAACGATAGAAAAAATTGGATATCCTGGTTATTTTTTAATAATTCAAGATATTATATCTCAAGCAAAAAAAATGGAAATAGCAGTAGGGCCTGGAAGAGGATCATCAGCAGGATCTGTTGTTGCTTATTGTTTGGGAATAACTAACATTGATCCTATTAAATATAATTTACTTTTTGAAAGATTTTTAAATCCTGATAGAATATCGTTGCCAGATATAGACATTGATTTTGATGATAAGGGTCGTGAAAAAATTATAGAATGGGTATCAGAAAAATATGGTAAAAAAAAAGTTGCACAAATTATTACATATTCTACTATGGGAGCAAAATCATCAATTAGAGATGTGGGAAGAGTTTTAGATATTCCTTTAGAAGATATAAATCGTATAGCAAAAATGATTCCTAATAATTTAACTCTTAATGAAATACTAAATAATAATATAGAAAAAAAATATTCAATAAATACAAACAATATAAATATAATAAAAAGAATAGCTTTTGATACAAATAATGTATTAAATAAAGTATTAATACAAGCAAAGATTTTAGAAGGAACTATAAGAAGTACAGGAGTTCATGCTTGTGGTCTTATCATAAGTCCATGTAATATAGATGATATTATTCCAGTTTCTATATCAAAAGAATCTTCATTCTTAATAACTCAATTTGATAATAATATAGTAGAAAATGCTGGATTATTAAAAATGGATTTTTTAGGATTAAAAACACTTAGTATAATTAGAAGTACCATAAATATTCTTAAAAGTAGAAAAATAATAAAAGATATTCTATTTCCATTAGATGATAAAAAAACTTATAAACTTTTTCAACGTGGAGAAACTTCAGCTATATTTCAATATGAATCATTAGGTATGCAAAAATATTTAAAAAAATTAAAACCAGATAAATTTGATGATTTAATAGCAATGAACGCTTTATATAGACCAGGTCCTATGCAATATATACCTAATTTTATTGATAGAAAACATGGAAAAGAAGATATTACTTATGATTTTCCAGAAATGAAAAAATTATTAAAAGAAACATATGGAATAACTGTATATCAAGAACAAGTTATGTTAATTTCTCAAATGTTAGCTGGATTTAGTAAAGGTGAAGCTGATTTTCTTCGAAAAGCTATTGGTAAAAAACAAAGAAATGTTCTTGATACAATGAAAAATCAGTTTATCAATAGATCTATACAACGTGGATATGATAAAAATATTATAAAAAAAATATGGAAAGATTGGGAATATTTTGCATGTTATGCATTTAATAAATCTCATGCAACATGTTATGCTTACATTGCTTTTAAAACTGCTTATTTAAAAGCACATTTTCCTTGTGAATATATGGCCTCTGTATTAAGCAATAATATGAATAATATTAAACAAATTACATATTTGATTAAAGAATGTAGAAGAATGAAATTATTTATAGAAAAACCGGACATTAATAATAGCGAATATAATTTTGTAGCAGTAAATGAAAATTGTATACGGTTTGGTCTAACAGGAATAAAAGGAGTAGGAGATAATGCTGTAAAAAAAATAATACAAGAAAGAAAAAAAAATGGATTATTTTCTTCTATATTCAATTTAGTAGATAGAATTGATTTACGTGTGGTTAATAAAAAGACATTAGAAAGTTTAATTTTATCTGGAGCAATGGATAGTTTTAATATAAGAAGAGAACAATATTTTTATGTTGATAAATCAAGTAATTTAAGTTTTTTAGAGAAAATTATACGATTTGGTTCAAAAAATAAAAAAATGGAGGCCCCAGTTATAACAGAATGTGATATATGGAATGATATTGATAAATTATCAAAGGAAAAAGATGTATTAGGAACTTATGTTTCTTCACATCCTTTGGATAAATTTTATTATGAAATAAAATATCTTACTAATATATCAATTAATAAATTATTAGAAAAAAAAATATTATGTAATGATGATATTAATAATCAAAAACAAATATTATACTATTCTTTTGTAGGACTTTTATCTAAAGTAGATAATAGATTTTATAAAAAAAGTAATGTTGAATATGGATCATTTTTATTAGAAGATTATAATTCTATTAAAGAATTTAAAATGTACGGAAAAAAATATTTAAAGTATAAGCATTTATTAATTAAAAATAATTTATTGTTTGTATGTATTTCTATTGAAAAAATATATTTTAAAGAAAATAAAATTACTATTTTGCATATAGAAAAATTGCAAAATGTTTTTAGAAATTTAGTTCATAAACTAATCATAAAAATTAATGTAATTGATTTGAATGAATCATTAATTAATAATATAGAAAATGTCTTAATTAAAAATAAAGGAGATAAAACGTTAGATATTATGCTTTATGATAAAATAAGTGGAATTTACTTAGATTTTGAATCTAAAAATTATAAAATTAATGTTAATTACGGTTTTTTAAGAGAATTAGAAAAATTAAATGAAATAGATTTTTATTTTATTTAA
- a CDS encoding ribonucleoside-diphosphate reductase subunit alpha: METHSIAEKEGWKVGKDFPIWANNELYLNTIKGGYLLDGETPFGAYKRLAKNAARILKKPKIEKNFFDIFWKGWLIPSTPVMVNLGTEKGLPISCFSGRIGDSMYEIYRKNLEMAILSKHGGGTSYDFSLIRPIGSCIKKGILGKSDGIIPFIKSYDSTIIASKQGKTRRGAVAIYLNIEHSEYTDFLKIREPKGDINRQCHNIHQGVIISDSFMENVLNKNGKHRIMWINTLKERVKTGEPYIFFKDNANKNIPENWKKHGLKIHHSNLCSEIMLPTDENHTLVCCLSSLNLEKFIEWKNTNTVFYSILFLDAALQEFIDKGKNIKGIEDAVRFAEKSRALGLGALGWHSYLQSNMIPFTSLKAKFLTHKIFKNIYFKSIEATKYLAKEYGESYWNIGTGRRNLTLMAIAPNRSSAKLAGGLSQGIEPLAANIYVDDDAKGMYIRKNPYLEKIFIEKGCNNSKVWEKIAKEKGSCLNLTFLNERQKNVFRCFKEIDQLELIKQASIRQKYIDQGQSINLSFHQNALAKDINKIHVKAWKIGLKSLYYYRSESILRADIKN; the protein is encoded by the coding sequence ATGGAAACACATTCTATTGCAGAAAAAGAAGGATGGAAAGTTGGAAAAGATTTTCCTATTTGGGCAAATAATGAATTATATTTGAATACAATTAAAGGTGGATATTTATTAGATGGAGAAACTCCGTTTGGAGCTTATAAAAGATTAGCTAAAAATGCAGCAAGAATTTTAAAAAAACCTAAAATAGAAAAAAATTTTTTTGATATTTTTTGGAAAGGATGGTTAATACCATCTACACCAGTAATGGTAAATCTTGGAACTGAAAAGGGATTACCTATTAGTTGTTTTTCAGGAAGAATTGGCGATAGTATGTATGAAATATACAGAAAAAATTTAGAAATGGCTATTTTGAGTAAACATGGAGGAGGAACTTCATATGATTTTAGTTTAATAAGACCTATAGGTAGTTGTATAAAAAAAGGAATTTTAGGAAAATCTGATGGAATTATTCCTTTTATTAAATCATATGATAGTACAATTATCGCTAGTAAACAGGGAAAAACTAGAAGAGGAGCTGTTGCTATTTATTTAAATATAGAACATTCAGAATATACAGATTTTTTAAAAATTAGAGAACCTAAAGGAGATATTAATCGTCAATGTCATAACATTCATCAAGGGGTAATAATATCTGATTCTTTTATGGAAAATGTTTTGAATAAAAATGGAAAACATAGAATAATGTGGATAAACACGTTAAAGGAACGTGTTAAAACTGGAGAACCTTATATTTTTTTTAAGGATAATGCTAATAAAAATATTCCTGAAAATTGGAAAAAACATGGATTAAAAATACATCATAGTAATCTTTGTTCAGAAATTATGTTACCTACAGATGAAAATCATACTCTTGTTTGTTGTTTATCTTCTTTAAATTTAGAAAAATTTATAGAGTGGAAAAATACTAATACTGTTTTTTATTCTATTTTATTTTTGGATGCTGCTTTACAAGAATTTATAGATAAAGGTAAAAATATAAAAGGAATAGAAGATGCAGTTAGATTTGCAGAAAAAAGTAGAGCGCTAGGATTAGGAGCTTTGGGATGGCATTCTTATTTACAATCTAATATGATACCTTTTACCTCATTAAAGGCAAAATTTTTAACACATAAAATATTTAAAAATATATATTTTAAATCAATAGAAGCAACTAAATATTTGGCAAAAGAATATGGAGAATCATATTGGAACATAGGAACTGGAAGACGTAATTTAACATTAATGGCTATAGCTCCAAATAGAAGTTCAGCAAAATTAGCTGGTGGATTATCACAAGGAATAGAACCATTAGCTGCTAATATATATGTAGATGATGATGCAAAAGGCATGTATATTAGAAAAAATCCATATCTAGAAAAGATTTTTATAGAAAAAGGATGTAATAATTCTAAAGTTTGGGAAAAAATAGCCAAGGAAAAAGGATCTTGTCTCAATTTAACTTTTCTTAACGAAAGACAAAAAAATGTATTTAGATGTTTTAAAGAAATTGATCAATTAGAATTAATAAAACAAGCTAGCATAAGACAAAAATATATTGATCAAGGACAAAGTATTAATTTGTCTTTTCATCAAAATGCTCTTGCAAAAGATATTAATAAAATTCATGTTAAAGCTTGGAAAATAGGATTGAAAAGTCTTTATTATTATAGAAGTGAGAGTATTCTTCGTGCTGATATTAAAAATTAA
- a CDS encoding argininosuccinate synthase domain-containing protein, whose product MKIKVRVSSEKDTKYVYLICKKIQESAKIRGTGIAKKNPEYIKRKMVNGDAIIAFCDKKLAGFSYLDVFQNNKFIVNSGLIVFPEFRKQGLAKIIKIELFNLSRKKFPNSKIFSITTNNTVIKINTELGFNPVSFNELTNSENFWKGCRSCTNFDILNRNNKKMCLCTGLLYDPKKNNYSNNKINNRSKVVLAYSGGLDTSFCLKYLLKKNYEVHTVIINTGGFKKNELNEIHNRAISIGSKSHKTINAIEEYYQDCIKYLIFGNILKNDTYPVSVGSERIFQAIKIAKYSTMIKAKVIAHGSTGAGNDQIRFDVIFQIICPDKIILSPIRDMNISRNEEIKYLQNEGISFCWDELKYSVNKGIWGTSIGGKETLTSNEDIPDYAYPTKLCKNNSENLELEFYKGELSSVNKEKGKAVNNIMKIEKIASEFAIGRGVHIGDTILGIKGRVAFEASAAIIIIKAHHLLEKHILTKWQLYWKKQLSDWYGMLIHEAQYLDPVMRNIEEFLKSTQERLTGTVNIILHPYRFHLVGINSKYDLMKSSNTIAQYGEVNYGWKADDVKGFIKILSNQMKIYHILENDKIKEK is encoded by the coding sequence ATGAAAATAAAAGTTAGAGTATCTTCTGAAAAAGATACGAAATATGTTTATTTGATTTGTAAAAAAATTCAAGAATCGGCAAAAATTAGAGGAACTGGTATAGCAAAAAAAAATCCAGAATATATTAAACGTAAAATGGTTAATGGTGATGCAATAATTGCATTTTGCGATAAAAAGTTAGCTGGATTTAGTTACTTGGATGTTTTTCAAAATAATAAATTTATCGTTAATTCTGGATTAATTGTTTTTCCTGAATTTAGAAAACAAGGATTGGCAAAAATTATAAAGATTGAATTATTCAATCTTTCTAGAAAAAAATTTCCTAATTCAAAAATATTTAGTATAACTACAAATAATACTGTAATTAAAATTAATACAGAATTAGGATTTAATCCTGTATCATTTAATGAATTAACTAATTCGGAAAATTTTTGGAAAGGATGTAGAAGTTGTACTAATTTCGATATTTTAAATAGAAACAATAAAAAAATGTGTTTATGTACAGGACTTTTATATGATCCTAAAAAAAATAATTATTCTAATAATAAAATAAATAATAGATCTAAAGTTGTATTAGCTTATAGTGGAGGATTGGATACTTCTTTTTGTCTAAAATATCTTTTAAAAAAAAATTATGAAGTACATACAGTAATAATTAATACAGGAGGATTTAAAAAAAATGAGTTAAATGAAATTCATAATAGAGCTATAAGTATTGGATCAAAATCACATAAAACTATTAATGCTATAGAAGAATATTACCAAGATTGCATAAAATATTTAATATTTGGAAACATATTAAAAAATGATACTTATCCAGTTTCAGTAGGGTCAGAAAGAATATTCCAAGCAATTAAAATTGCAAAATATTCAACAATGATTAAAGCTAAAGTTATAGCACATGGTAGTACTGGAGCAGGAAACGATCAAATTAGATTTGATGTAATTTTTCAGATTATTTGTCCAGATAAAATTATCTTATCACCCATAAGAGATATGAACATTTCAAGAAATGAAGAAATTAAATATTTACAAAATGAAGGAATATCATTTTGTTGGGACGAATTAAAATATTCTGTTAATAAAGGAATTTGGGGAACTAGCATTGGAGGAAAAGAAACTCTTACTTCTAACGAAGATATTCCAGATTATGCTTATCCAACAAAATTATGTAAAAATAATAGTGAAAATCTAGAATTAGAATTTTATAAAGGAGAATTATCTAGTGTTAATAAAGAAAAAGGAAAAGCTGTAAATAATATAATGAAAATAGAAAAAATAGCATCTGAATTTGCTATAGGAAGAGGAGTTCATATAGGTGATACTATTTTAGGAATTAAAGGTAGAGTTGCGTTTGAAGCATCTGCTGCAATTATTATTATAAAAGCTCATCATTTATTGGAAAAACATATTCTTACAAAATGGCAGCTTTATTGGAAAAAACAATTATCTGATTGGTATGGAATGTTAATTCATGAAGCTCAATATTTAGATCCAGTAATGCGTAATATAGAAGAATTTTTAAAAAGTACGCAAGAAAGATTAACAGGAACAGTAAATATCATTTTACATCCTTATAGATTTCATTTAGTAGGAATAAATTCAAAATATGATTTAATGAAATCTTCTAATACAATTGCTCAATATGGTGAAGTAAATTATGGATGGAAAGCTGATGATGTTAAAGGGTTTATAAAAATATTAAGTAATCAAATGAAAATATACCATATATTAGAAAATGATAAAATAAAAGAAAAATGA
- the rpsA gene encoding 30S ribosomal protein S1 has translation MPYKTKKTNSQINDKKLLNNKFDWEKYEMHLYNKTSQKERKKLEEIYTKTLPKVKELEIYKGIITNITNKNILVDFGFKAEGILPMSEFRENLSIKIGSKIEIMVLKIDYKGQCILSYQKAKMLRNWQKINKVYEQSEIVLGYVSARTKGGLIVEVFGIECFLPGSHINVKPVKDYDNYVGKTMEIKVVKINKKTKNVVVSHKILIERDIEEQKKEMISKLDKGQVLEGKIKNILPYGAFVDLGGVDALLHITDMSWPHINHPTEIVQLEQELKFVILSVDKEKNRVQLGLKQLQPHPWDSLDPKLKVGSKINGKVSVLADYGAFIEILPGVEALLHISEMSWYTDLSSPKDFVQIGDELEALILTIDRKDRKMSLSVKRLTKDPWVDIDKKYVVGSKHIGIIKKFTNFGLFVELENGISGILYTNDLSWTKKIKHPSDFCKINDKIEVVVISVDSTGRKLNLGHKQLTENPWNKYEKIYTIGSIHEGIICNSFEKGATVKFTDNNILEGFVPLRFLEKKDGSMLKNRDKADFKIIEFNKDTRRIMISHTSIYRDKIQKKKEKRIKSRKFERSTLGDIEGLVKLKEQMEREKKEEERKKKNKLNNK, from the coding sequence ATGCCTTATAAAACTAAAAAAACTAACTCTCAAATTAATGATAAAAAATTATTAAATAATAAATTTGACTGGGAAAAATATGAAATGCATCTATATAATAAAACTTCACAAAAAGAAAGAAAAAAACTTGAAGAAATATACACAAAAACCTTACCTAAAGTAAAAGAATTAGAAATTTATAAAGGAATAATAACCAATATAACAAATAAAAATATTTTAGTTGATTTTGGATTTAAAGCAGAAGGAATTTTGCCTATGAGCGAATTTAGAGAAAATTTATCTATTAAAATAGGTTCTAAAATAGAAATAATGGTTCTAAAAATAGATTATAAGGGACAATGTATTCTTTCGTATCAAAAAGCAAAAATGCTGAGAAATTGGCAAAAAATTAACAAAGTTTATGAACAATCTGAAATTGTTCTTGGATATGTATCAGCAAGAACAAAAGGAGGATTGATTGTAGAAGTATTTGGGATAGAATGTTTTTTACCTGGATCACATATAAATGTAAAACCAGTTAAAGACTATGATAATTATGTTGGAAAAACAATGGAAATAAAAGTTGTTAAGATTAATAAAAAGACAAAAAATGTAGTTGTTTCTCATAAAATATTGATAGAAAGAGACATTGAAGAGCAAAAAAAAGAAATGATATCAAAATTAGATAAAGGACAAGTTTTAGAAGGAAAAATAAAAAATATATTACCATATGGTGCATTTGTAGATTTAGGTGGTGTAGATGCTTTATTACATATAACTGATATGAGTTGGCCTCATATTAATCATCCAACGGAAATAGTTCAATTAGAACAAGAATTAAAATTTGTTATTCTTAGTGTAGATAAAGAAAAAAATAGAGTACAATTAGGATTAAAACAGTTACAGCCTCATCCATGGGATTCATTAGATCCAAAATTAAAAGTTGGCAGTAAAATAAATGGTAAAGTTAGTGTATTAGCTGATTATGGCGCATTTATAGAAATATTACCTGGCGTAGAAGCTTTATTACATATTAGTGAAATGTCTTGGTATACAGATTTATCTTCTCCAAAAGATTTTGTGCAAATAGGAGATGAATTAGAAGCTTTAATTTTAACAATAGATCGTAAAGATAGAAAAATGTCTTTGAGTGTTAAACGATTAACTAAAGATCCTTGGGTTGATATAGATAAAAAGTATGTTGTTGGATCAAAACATATTGGTATTATTAAAAAATTTACAAATTTTGGATTATTTGTGGAATTAGAAAATGGTATATCAGGAATTCTTTATACAAATGATTTATCTTGGACTAAAAAGATAAAACATCCTTCTGATTTTTGTAAAATTAATGATAAAATAGAAGTTGTAGTTATTTCTGTAGATTCTACAGGAAGAAAATTAAATTTAGGACATAAACAATTAACAGAAAATCCATGGAACAAGTATGAAAAAATATACACAATTGGAAGTATTCATGAAGGAATTATTTGTAATTCTTTTGAAAAAGGAGCAACAGTTAAATTTACAGATAATAACATTTTAGAAGGATTTGTTCCTTTACGTTTTTTAGAAAAAAAAGATGGTAGTATGTTAAAAAATAGAGATAAAGCTGATTTTAAAATTATTGAATTTAATAAGGATACAAGAAGAATTATGATTTCTCATACATCTATTTACCGTGATAAAATACAAAAGAAAAAAGAAAAACGTATTAAAAGTAGAAAATTTGAAAGATCTACTCTTGGAGATATAGAAGGATTAGTTAAACTTAAAGAACAAATGGAAAGAGAAAAAAAAGAAGAAGAGAGAAAGAAAAAAAATAAATTAAATAATAAATAG
- the argC gene encoding N-acetyl-gamma-glutamyl-phosphate reductase has translation MIKISIIGGTGYTAGELIRLIVNHPYSNINTIVSSSNFGKLVHLTHKDLLGDINNNMKFSKYLDKETDIVFLCSGHGQSRKELSNIPDNIKVIDLSQDLRLENKFRNRNFVYGLPELQRKLIKKSNNIANPGCFATCIILSILPLLIKRLINKSIHISAITGSTGSGKQCSDTNHFSWRNNNISTYKIFTHQHLQEIKKVIYGIQKNLSTDIYFVPYRGNFSRGIISTMYTYSDLSLKENKNIYKEYYSDHPFVYVSDVDIDVKQVINTNKCVLFISKQKNKIIVVSVLDNLLKGASGQAIQNMNIMFNLNEDCGLKLKSSRF, from the coding sequence ATGATCAAAATAAGTATCATAGGAGGAACTGGATATACTGCTGGAGAATTAATTAGATTGATTGTTAATCATCCATATTCTAATATTAATACAATAGTTAGTAGTAGCAATTTTGGAAAATTAGTTCATTTAACTCATAAAGATTTATTAGGAGATATAAATAATAATATGAAATTTTCAAAATATTTAGATAAAGAAACTGATATTGTATTTCTTTGTTCAGGACATGGTCAATCTAGAAAAGAACTATCTAATATACCAGATAATATAAAGGTTATAGATCTTAGTCAAGATCTAAGATTAGAAAATAAATTTCGTAACAGAAATTTTGTTTATGGGTTGCCTGAATTACAAAGAAAATTAATAAAAAAATCAAACAATATAGCTAATCCAGGATGTTTTGCTACATGTATTATTTTATCTATTTTACCACTACTTATAAAAAGATTAATAAATAAATCCATTCATATTAGTGCTATAACTGGATCTACTGGATCTGGAAAACAATGTAGTGATACAAATCATTTTAGTTGGAGAAATAACAATATATCAACTTACAAAATATTCACGCATCAACATTTGCAAGAAATAAAAAAAGTTATTTACGGTATACAAAAAAATTTATCTACAGATATTTATTTTGTACCTTATAGAGGTAATTTTTCTAGAGGAATAATTAGCACAATGTATACTTATTCTGATTTATCTTTAAAAGAAAATAAAAATATATATAAAGAATATTATTCAGATCATCCATTTGTATATGTTTCTGATGTTGACATTGACGTAAAGCAAGTAATTAATACTAATAAATGTGTTTTGTTTATTTCTAAACAAAAGAATAAAATAATTGTTGTAAGTGTTTTGGATAATCTTTTAAAAGGTGCGTCTGGACAAGCCATACAGAATATGAATATTATGTTTAATTTAAATGAAGATTGTGGTTTAAAATTAAAATCTTCCAGATTTTAG